Proteins from a genomic interval of Clostridium sp. AN503:
- a CDS encoding phosphoribosylformylglycinamidine synthase: MSVRRVYVEKKPEFAVKAGELREEISSYLSIDTVTNVRVLIRYDIENLSDETYRRALGTIFSEPPVDFVYEEDFPKEEGDTVFAVEYLPGQFDQRADSAEQCVKLLNEEEEPVIRTATTYVLSGALTEDQKAAVKSFCINPVDSREASGEKPATLVTVFDTPADVASFDGFTEYDETRLKELYDSLNLAMTFKDFQHIQSYYTDEEHRDPTVTEIRVLDTYWSDHCRHTTFSTELKDVTITDGDYKAPIEATYNQYLADREVIYKGRDDKFVCLMDLALLAMKKLRAEGKLEDLEVSDEINACSIVVPVEIDGVTEEWLVNFKNETHNHPTEIEPFGGAATCLGGAIRDPLSGRTYVYQAMRVTGAADPTRPLSETLKGKLPQRKLVNGAANGYSSYGNQIGLATGYVKEIYHPDYVAKRMEIGAVMGAAPRKYVKRLTSDPGDIIVLLGGRTGRDGIGGATGSSKVHTEASIEVCGAEVQKGNAPTERKIQRLFRRPEVSSIIKKCNDFGAGGVSVAIGELADGLQIDLDKVPKKYAGLDGTEIAISESQERMAVVLDPSDVDKFLAYAGEENLEAIPVAVVTKEPRLVMNWRGKTIVDVSRAFLDTNGAHQEAKVVLETPVKEGNPFERREVGDVREAWLKVLADLNVCSQKGLVEMFDGSIGAGSVLMPYGGKYQMTETQSMVAKLPVLEGKTDTVTMMSYGFDPYLSSWSPYHGSIYAVLSSVAKIVAGGGDFSKIRFTFQEYFKRMTDDAARWGAPFAALLGAYHAQLGFGLPSIGGKDSMSGTFNDEQHGEINVPPTLVSFAVDVASSRTIITPELKKAGSKLVVFKIEKDSYDLPDYSQIMDGYAKLHEDIKAGRIISAYAVEGHGLAEAVSKMAFGNRLGVKIEHNVDPRDFFAAGWGNIVCEVPDGKVGELAISYTVIGEVTDREAFEYGPAAISMDEAIQAWTGTLEDVFPTESGVKQTEVVDQVYRADSIYVCSHKLAQPTVFIPVFPGTNCEYDSARAFERAGAKVITRVFKNLTAEDIRQSAECYKKDISQAQIVMFPGGFSAGDEPEGSAKFFATVFRNAVIKEEIEKLLSDRDGLMLGICNGFQALIKLGLLPEGRIAEQDADAPTLAMNTIGRHISKYVNLKVVSNKSPWLQGTAVGEVYTTPVSHGEGRFVANDAWLKKLFENGQVATQYVDAKGVPTMDEYWNPNGSYMAIEGITSPDGRIYGKMAHSERRGDAVAMNIYGEQDMKIFESGVKYFR, encoded by the coding sequence ATGAGCGTAAGACGAGTATATGTAGAGAAGAAACCTGAATTTGCCGTTAAGGCCGGAGAACTTAGAGAGGAGATCAGCAGCTATTTAAGCATTGATACCGTAACCAATGTGCGGGTGCTGATCCGTTATGATATCGAAAATCTGTCTGATGAGACTTACCGCCGGGCGCTGGGGACCATCTTTTCCGAGCCGCCGGTAGATTTTGTGTATGAGGAGGATTTCCCGAAGGAGGAGGGCGACACGGTATTTGCCGTTGAGTACCTTCCCGGACAGTTTGACCAGAGGGCGGATTCCGCAGAACAGTGTGTGAAGCTCTTGAATGAGGAAGAAGAGCCAGTCATCCGCACAGCCACCACCTATGTGCTGTCCGGCGCATTGACAGAGGATCAGAAGGCAGCGGTCAAGAGCTTCTGTATCAACCCGGTGGACTCCAGAGAGGCTTCCGGTGAAAAGCCCGCTACCCTGGTGACTGTATTCGATACCCCGGCAGATGTGGCGTCCTTTGACGGATTTACAGAATACGACGAGACCAGGTTAAAGGAGCTTTACGACTCTCTGAACCTGGCTATGACCTTCAAGGATTTTCAGCATATCCAGAGCTACTATACAGACGAGGAGCACCGTGACCCGACCGTGACGGAGATCCGCGTGCTGGACACCTACTGGTCCGATCACTGCCGCCACACCACCTTCTCCACGGAGCTTAAGGACGTGACGATCACCGACGGGGACTACAAGGCCCCGATCGAGGCCACCTACAACCAGTATCTGGCCGACCGGGAAGTGATCTACAAAGGCCGTGACGATAAGTTCGTCTGCCTGATGGATTTAGCCCTTCTTGCCATGAAGAAACTGCGCGCAGAAGGAAAGCTTGAGGATCTGGAGGTTTCCGACGAGATCAATGCCTGCAGTATCGTTGTGCCTGTTGAGATCGACGGCGTGACGGAGGAGTGGCTGGTCAACTTTAAAAATGAGACCCACAACCATCCGACGGAGATCGAGCCCTTCGGCGGCGCGGCGACCTGCCTGGGCGGTGCGATCCGCGACCCGCTTTCCGGCCGTACCTATGTATACCAGGCCATGCGCGTGACCGGCGCGGCAGATCCGACCCGTCCACTTTCCGAGACCTTAAAGGGCAAGCTGCCCCAGAGAAAGCTGGTAAACGGCGCAGCAAACGGCTACAGCTCCTACGGCAACCAGATCGGCCTTGCCACCGGATATGTAAAAGAGATCTATCATCCCGACTATGTGGCAAAACGCATGGAGATCGGCGCTGTCATGGGCGCTGCTCCGAGAAAATATGTGAAGCGCCTGACCTCGGATCCGGGCGATATCATTGTTCTGCTGGGCGGGCGCACAGGACGCGACGGCATCGGCGGCGCGACCGGCTCTTCCAAAGTACATACAGAAGCCTCCATCGAGGTCTGCGGCGCGGAGGTCCAGAAGGGCAATGCGCCGACCGAGAGAAAGATCCAGAGACTGTTCCGCCGTCCGGAGGTCAGCAGCATTATTAAAAAATGCAACGACTTCGGAGCTGGCGGCGTGTCCGTAGCTATCGGCGAGCTGGCAGACGGCTTGCAGATCGATCTTGACAAGGTGCCGAAAAAATACGCAGGCTTGGACGGCACGGAGATCGCTATTTCCGAGTCCCAGGAGCGTATGGCGGTGGTCCTTGATCCATCCGATGTGGACAAGTTCCTGGCATATGCCGGGGAAGAGAATCTGGAGGCGATCCCGGTTGCGGTGGTGACCAAAGAGCCGCGTCTGGTGATGAACTGGAGAGGAAAGACCATCGTGGATGTGAGCCGTGCATTCCTGGATACCAACGGCGCCCATCAGGAGGCGAAGGTAGTCCTTGAGACCCCGGTGAAGGAGGGCAATCCCTTTGAGCGGCGCGAGGTCGGCGATGTAAGAGAAGCCTGGCTGAAAGTCCTTGCAGATCTAAATGTATGCTCCCAGAAGGGCCTGGTGGAGATGTTTGACGGCTCCATCGGAGCAGGTTCCGTACTCATGCCTTACGGCGGTAAGTACCAGATGACGGAAACCCAGTCCATGGTTGCGAAGCTGCCGGTGCTGGAAGGCAAGACCGACACCGTGACCATGATGAGCTATGGCTTTGATCCCTATCTGTCAAGCTGGAGCCCGTACCACGGTTCCATCTATGCGGTGCTTTCTTCCGTGGCGAAGATCGTGGCAGGCGGCGGTGATTTCAGCAAGATCCGTTTCACCTTCCAGGAGTATTTTAAACGTATGACCGACGATGCTGCCCGCTGGGGCGCTCCGTTTGCGGCCCTCCTTGGCGCGTACCATGCGCAGCTTGGCTTTGGACTGCCGTCCATCGGCGGCAAGGACAGCATGTCCGGCACTTTCAATGACGAGCAGCACGGGGAGATCAATGTTCCGCCGACCCTTGTCTCCTTTGCGGTGGACGTGGCGAGCAGCAGGACCATCATCACGCCGGAGCTTAAGAAAGCCGGAAGCAAGCTGGTGGTATTTAAGATTGAAAAGGATTCCTATGACCTGCCGGATTACAGCCAGATCATGGACGGATACGCGAAGCTTCACGAGGATATCAAAGCAGGCCGTATTATCTCTGCCTATGCGGTGGAAGGACACGGCCTGGCGGAGGCGGTCAGCAAGATGGCGTTCGGCAACAGGCTGGGTGTCAAGATCGAGCACAACGTAGACCCGAGAGATTTCTTTGCAGCAGGCTGGGGCAACATTGTATGCGAGGTTCCGGATGGCAAGGTCGGGGAGCTGGCGATCTCCTACACGGTGATCGGTGAGGTGACAGACAGAGAAGCATTTGAGTATGGCCCGGCGGCTATTTCCATGGATGAGGCGATCCAGGCATGGACCGGGACGCTGGAGGATGTGTTCCCCACCGAGTCCGGAGTAAAGCAGACGGAGGTTGTGGATCAGGTATACAGAGCCGACAGCATCTATGTGTGCAGCCACAAGCTGGCCCAGCCGACCGTGTTCATCCCGGTATTCCCGGGAACCAACTGCGAGTACGACAGCGCCAGAGCCTTTGAGCGGGCAGGCGCAAAGGTCATTACCCGTGTATTTAAGAACTTAACGGCGGAGGATATCAGACAGTCCGCAGAGTGCTACAAGAAGGATATCTCCCAGGCCCAGATCGTCATGTTCCCGGGAGGATTCTCGGCAGGTGACGAGCCGGAGGGAAGCGCCAAGTTCTTTGCCACGGTATTCCGCAATGCGGTGATCAAAGAAGAGATTGAAAAGCTCTTAAGCGACAGGGATGGCCTGATGCTGGGCATCTGTAACGGATTCCAGGCATTGATCAAGCTGGGACTGCTCCCGGAGGGCAGGATCGCGGAACAGGATGCGGATGCACCGACCCTGGCGATGAACACCATCGGACGCCACATCTCTAAATATGTGAACTTAAAAGTGGTCTCCAACAAGTCCCCGTGGCTGCAGGGCACAGCGGTGGGAGAGGTATACACCACCCCGGTTTCCCACGGCGAAGGGCGCTTCGTGGCAAACGACGCATGGCTTAAGAAGCTGTTTGAGAACGGTCAGGTGGCAACCCAGTATGTGGATGCCAAGGGTGTTCCCACTATGGATGAGTACTGGAACCCCAACGGTTCCTATATGGCGATCGAAGGCATCACCAGCCCGGACGGACGGATCTACGGCAAGATGGCCCATTCCGAGCGGCGCGGCGACGCGGTAGCCATGAATATCTATGGGGAGCAGGATATGAAGATCTTTGAGTCAGGTGTAAAGTACTTCAGATAA
- a CDS encoding sigma-70 domain-containing protein: MHDDIYQMYLEEVAAITPCTREEEEELLSRVRLGDESARNRLMEGKLASVIEFVKPYADQGLPMGDLIQEANIALLTAIDQYENGDFNSFFKEQAEACLKAALEEQKTEAQVEEEMLARVNVLQTVSQRMAEELGREATVEELAEKMKMTVEEIKAIMKLTLDAMSVSPDAEE, from the coding sequence ATGCATGATGATATATACCAGATGTACCTGGAAGAGGTTGCAGCAATCACTCCCTGCACCCGTGAGGAGGAAGAGGAGCTTCTCTCCCGGGTGCGCCTGGGGGATGAATCGGCCAGGAACCGTCTGATGGAAGGAAAACTGGCTTCCGTCATAGAATTTGTAAAACCATATGCGGACCAGGGGCTGCCCATGGGCGATCTGATCCAGGAGGCTAATATAGCCCTCCTTACAGCGATCGATCAATATGAAAATGGTGATTTTAATTCATTTTTCAAAGAACAGGCCGAAGCCTGTCTAAAAGCAGCACTGGAGGAACAGAAGACGGAAGCCCAGGTCGAGGAGGAGATGCTTGCCCGGGTGAACGTGCTGCAGACGGTTTCCCAGAGGATGGCGGAGGAGTTGGGCCGGGAAGCCACTGTGGAAGAACTGGCGGAAAAGATGAAGATGACGGTGGAAGAGATCAAAGCGATCATGAAACTGACGCTGGACGCCATGAGCGTCAGCCCGGATGCGGAAGAATAG
- a CDS encoding S-ribosylhomocysteine lyase — protein sequence MEKITSFTIDHLKLLPGLYVSRKDTAGDTVITTFDIRMTQPNAEPVINTAEIHTIEHLGATFLRNQEGIRDKVLYFGPMGCRTGFYLLLAGDYDPQDIVPLMRNMFDFIRSYEGEVPGASARDCGNYLDMNLPMARFVADKYYREVLDQIDDSRMVYPED from the coding sequence ATGGAAAAGATAACCAGCTTTACGATCGATCATTTAAAACTGCTTCCGGGACTTTATGTTTCCCGAAAAGATACAGCAGGAGATACAGTGATCACCACCTTCGACATCCGCATGACACAACCCAATGCCGAGCCAGTGATCAACACAGCAGAGATACACACCATCGAGCACCTGGGAGCCACTTTTTTGCGCAACCAGGAAGGCATCCGGGATAAAGTCCTGTACTTTGGCCCTATGGGATGCCGGACCGGTTTTTATCTATTGTTAGCAGGAGATTACGACCCGCAGGACATCGTGCCGCTTATGCGCAATATGTTTGATTTCATCCGCAGCTACGAAGGCGAGGTGCCGGGCGCCAGCGCGCGGGACTGCGGCAATTATCTGGACATGAACCTGCCGATGGCGCGGTTTGTGGCAGATAAGTATTACCGGGAAGTGCTGGATCAGATCGACGATTCCAGGATGGTGTATCCGGAGGACTAA
- a CDS encoding helicase associated domain-containing protein: MLETYRDFTSRKWDRIFQEVCEHCGESGDLFVPASAKTRSGVNIAGWINTQREAYRNNELTQMQIQKLEKAGMLWAPFEKRWQDMYELAKAYREEYGDLMIPHDYKTNAGENLGMWLSKQREKYRASQQTSHRIYMLEQLGIVWNPLDNRRARYQLAALEKMGAQWDVRGDKWEAMFEVAENYYREYGNLWVSPAYISPKGEYLGSWISHQRRRTCGKDRGRKLTAEQKKRLDGIGMVWNPFEAKWMNKYLLAKAFYLANGHLNIPSNFVCGDGTKLGMWLSSQRQAARGNPNYRMTPERRQMLDDIEMDWTLKSIRPDARHR, encoded by the coding sequence ATTTTAGAAACTTACAGGGATTTCACATCCAGAAAGTGGGACAGGATCTTTCAGGAGGTGTGCGAGCATTGTGGTGAATCAGGGGACCTTTTTGTCCCGGCATCTGCAAAGACCAGATCCGGCGTCAACATTGCGGGGTGGATCAACACACAAAGGGAGGCTTACCGAAACAATGAACTGACTCAGATGCAGATCCAAAAACTGGAGAAGGCCGGTATGTTATGGGCGCCTTTTGAAAAACGCTGGCAGGACATGTACGAGCTGGCTAAAGCTTACAGGGAAGAATACGGTGATCTTATGATCCCGCATGATTATAAAACGAATGCGGGGGAAAATCTTGGCATGTGGCTTTCAAAACAGAGGGAAAAATACCGTGCATCCCAGCAAACTTCCCACAGGATCTACATGCTGGAGCAGCTTGGGATCGTGTGGAATCCGCTTGATAACCGAAGGGCTCGCTACCAGTTGGCAGCGCTTGAGAAAATGGGCGCCCAGTGGGATGTTAGAGGCGATAAATGGGAGGCTATGTTTGAAGTCGCGGAAAACTATTACCGTGAGTATGGCAATCTGTGGGTGTCACCAGCCTATATATCGCCAAAAGGAGAATATCTGGGCAGTTGGATTTCACATCAGCGCAGAAGAACGTGCGGAAAAGACAGAGGCAGGAAGCTCACGGCAGAACAGAAAAAGCGTCTGGATGGGATTGGGATGGTATGGAATCCTTTCGAGGCGAAATGGATGAACAAATATCTCCTTGCCAAAGCGTTCTATTTGGCGAATGGACATTTGAACATACCGAGTAATTTTGTTTGCGGCGACGGCACAAAACTTGGAATGTGGCTTTCCTCACAGCGTCAGGCAGCCCGTGGAAATCCCAACTATCGAATGACGCCCGAACGCAGACAGATGCTGGATGATATAGAGATGGACTGGACACTTAAATCCATCAGGCCGGATGCCCGGCACAGATAA
- a CDS encoding helicase associated domain-containing protein has translation MVKPKRSEPDRIWNVCYQLAKEYFKEHGDLLIPGDYVRDGKRLGAWIGTQRTDYKKRVNPCFTQDRIDRLNAIGMVWDAKESEWQRKYKALLTYAGSYSTVRVPQSYITPDGIKLGIWVNRLRMDHKKGRLKEEKKKLLEQIGMIWEPEILRRDMWDVKFDLLKGYVSQNGVFPVAGYVTENGVKLGSWLVNQKAYHKKGVLPAERVNKLEGLGMVWNIAENNWEERYQQAKTYYLKYGYLCLYLQRGLEMPECLANWLGMQRQKYHRGGLLPDQADRLEQIGMIWDVRECVWEERYQQAKAYYLQNGHLRIPRNSSRPNEQGLAQWISTQRKNYMTGQNPLFDLERVRRLEEIGMVWDASVDSESLWEEWYREAEDFYKTHGHLNLPAGKLRTWIRTQRGAKKQVRGSLSEEQVRRLEQIGMLWDPVNENWKIMYQYAKAYYQIHQKLNIPCNYVTEDGANLGIWISRQRKGYKNYLAGKTGGGRTVITPEHVKLLNDIEMIWDGATIMGSTSFQEKALLFISEPIFQRLESWIAGRSLAWSWTFIYRL, from the coding sequence TTGGTAAAACCGAAGCGGTCTGAGCCTGATAGAATCTGGAATGTATGCTATCAGCTGGCAAAAGAATATTTTAAAGAGCATGGAGATCTGCTCATTCCTGGCGATTATGTAAGGGATGGAAAACGATTGGGGGCCTGGATTGGGACCCAGCGGACAGATTATAAAAAACGCGTCAATCCCTGTTTTACACAGGACAGGATCGACCGGCTGAATGCGATCGGGATGGTGTGGGATGCGAAGGAATCCGAATGGCAGCGCAAGTATAAAGCGCTGCTGACATATGCCGGCAGCTATAGTACCGTGCGCGTGCCTCAGTCCTATATAACACCGGATGGAATAAAGCTTGGAATATGGGTGAACAGGCTGCGGATGGATCATAAAAAGGGGAGGCTCAAGGAGGAGAAGAAAAAGCTGCTGGAACAGATTGGTATGATCTGGGAACCCGAAATCCTCCGCAGGGATATGTGGGATGTGAAATTTGATCTGCTAAAAGGTTATGTTTCACAAAACGGTGTATTTCCTGTGGCTGGTTATGTCACTGAAAACGGAGTAAAACTGGGGAGTTGGCTGGTCAATCAGAAAGCATACCATAAAAAAGGCGTTCTGCCTGCGGAACGTGTGAACAAACTGGAAGGGCTGGGTATGGTATGGAATATTGCGGAGAATAACTGGGAAGAACGTTATCAGCAGGCAAAAACATATTATCTGAAATACGGGTATCTCTGCCTGTATTTACAGCGGGGATTGGAAATGCCGGAATGCCTGGCAAATTGGCTGGGGATGCAGCGGCAGAAATACCACAGGGGCGGCCTTTTGCCTGATCAGGCAGACAGGCTGGAGCAGATCGGTATGATATGGGATGTGCGGGAGTGCGTATGGGAGGAACGCTACCAGCAGGCAAAGGCGTATTATCTCCAAAATGGGCATTTGAGGATTCCAAGGAATTCCAGTCGTCCAAATGAGCAGGGGTTAGCCCAGTGGATCAGCACGCAGCGAAAAAATTATATGACAGGACAGAATCCGCTTTTTGATCTGGAACGGGTCAGAAGGCTGGAGGAGATTGGCATGGTATGGGATGCTTCCGTTGATTCGGAATCCCTGTGGGAAGAATGGTATCGAGAGGCGGAGGATTTTTATAAAACCCATGGACATTTAAATCTGCCTGCGGGAAAGCTAAGGACCTGGATCAGGACACAGAGAGGCGCAAAAAAGCAAGTGCGGGGAAGCCTGTCAGAGGAGCAAGTCAGACGTCTTGAACAGATCGGTATGTTATGGGATCCGGTAAATGAGAACTGGAAGATCATGTACCAGTATGCAAAGGCCTATTATCAGATCCATCAAAAACTCAATATCCCCTGTAATTATGTGACGGAGGATGGAGCCAATCTGGGCATATGGATATCAAGACAGCGGAAAGGATATAAAAATTATCTTGCAGGGAAAACCGGAGGCGGAAGAACCGTCATAACGCCGGAGCATGTAAAACTGCTCAATGATATTGAGATGATCTGGGACGGGGCAACGATCATGGGAAGTACATCCTTTCAGGAAAAGGCGCTGCTTTTTATCTCAGAACCCATTTTCCAGAGGCTGGAAAGCTGGATCGCTGGCAGGAGTTTGGCGTGGAGCTGGACATTTATATACCGTCTATAA
- a CDS encoding M14 family metallopeptidase, with protein MRKEKLFSLRNSYRDDLDIYGFHFGKGDKSACIVGSIRGNEVQQLYICSQLVKALKDLEEKGAIVHDNEILVIPSVNHSSMNIGKRFWATDNTDINRMFPGYDAGETTQRIAAGLFDAIQGYSYGIQFPSFYLQGDFVPHVRMMETGFQSPSLANLFGLPYVVIRKPKPIDTTTLNYNWQIWNTSAFSLYTSATSHIDEPSARMAVASVLRFLTRMGILRYTSHSGYLASVIREDDLTTVKNDLPGIYRRHAEPGQEVRRGDVLASIIDPLEGEVISRVLSPTDGIVFFAHSAPTVMEGTVIFKIIRRLHE; from the coding sequence ATGAGAAAGGAAAAACTATTTTCGCTGAGGAACAGCTACCGGGATGATCTGGATATCTATGGGTTTCATTTTGGGAAGGGGGACAAGTCCGCCTGTATCGTGGGATCGATCCGGGGCAATGAGGTGCAGCAGCTGTATATCTGCTCTCAGCTTGTGAAGGCGCTCAAGGATTTAGAGGAGAAAGGCGCGATCGTCCATGACAATGAGATCCTGGTGATCCCGTCCGTAAACCACAGCTCCATGAATATAGGCAAACGGTTCTGGGCCACGGACAATACGGATATCAACCGGATGTTTCCTGGTTATGACGCAGGTGAGACCACCCAGCGGATCGCTGCAGGACTTTTTGATGCTATCCAGGGGTACAGCTATGGGATCCAGTTCCCCAGCTTTTATCTCCAGGGTGATTTCGTTCCACATGTGAGGATGATGGAGACCGGTTTCCAGAGCCCCAGCCTGGCAAATCTGTTCGGTCTTCCTTATGTGGTCATCCGCAAGCCGAAGCCCATCGACACGACCACGCTCAATTACAACTGGCAGATCTGGAATACCAGCGCATTTTCCCTTTATACCAGCGCCACCAGCCATATTGACGAGCCATCCGCGCGGATGGCGGTGGCATCCGTGCTGCGTTTCCTGACCCGCATGGGGATCCTGCGCTACACCAGCCACAGCGGCTATCTTGCCAGCGTGATCCGGGAGGATGACCTGACTACCGTAAAAAACGACCTGCCGGGCATATACCGCAGGCATGCCGAGCCGGGGCAGGAGGTGCGCCGCGGGGATGTGCTGGCTTCGATCATAGACCCTCTGGAGGGGGAAGTTATCAGCCGCGTCCTTTCTCCTACGGATGGGATCGTGTTTTTTGCCCACAGTGCGCCGACGGTCATGGAGGGGACGGTGATCTTCAAGATTATTCGGAGACTGCATGAGTAG
- a CDS encoding M14 family metallopeptidase produces MRDKDTVETVAEVGLAVDEKLRVRKHVLVPEHPTGKEKRICIVTGTHGDELEGQYVCYEMNRIIREHKGCLKGIVEIYPALNPLGVDSISRGIPMFDLDMNRIFPGSEEGSVAEHVAAKIVQDIAGADLCIDIHASNIFLREIPQARINVNTAENLLPFATRLNLDFVWVHAAATVLESTLAHSLNTIGVPTVVVEMGVGMRITEHFCHQLTDGIFCVMKDMGIWEGETIEPKEPIVSEDGEVGFVNANAPGIFIPTVEHWRNVEKGQRIGRILNPLDGTVEEDVVAPVHGMLFTLREYPVVSCGSLIARVLGGDFT; encoded by the coding sequence TTGAGAGATAAGGATACTGTAGAGACGGTGGCGGAGGTGGGCCTGGCGGTGGATGAAAAGCTGCGGGTCAGAAAGCATGTGCTTGTACCGGAACATCCGACCGGGAAGGAGAAACGGATCTGTATCGTGACGGGGACCCACGGCGATGAGCTGGAGGGGCAGTACGTGTGCTACGAGATGAACCGGATCATCCGGGAGCATAAGGGATGCTTGAAAGGCATTGTGGAAATCTACCCGGCATTAAATCCTCTGGGAGTGGACTCCATTTCCAGGGGGATCCCCATGTTTGACCTGGACATGAACCGGATATTTCCCGGCAGCGAGGAGGGGAGCGTGGCGGAGCATGTGGCGGCTAAGATCGTTCAGGATATTGCCGGGGCGGACCTTTGCATTGATATCCATGCCAGCAATATTTTCCTGCGTGAGATCCCCCAGGCCAGGATCAATGTGAATACAGCAGAGAACCTGCTTCCGTTTGCCACAAGGCTGAACCTGGATTTTGTGTGGGTCCATGCGGCGGCTACGGTTCTGGAGTCCACACTGGCCCACAGCTTGAATACCATCGGCGTGCCGACTGTGGTTGTTGAGATGGGGGTAGGGATGCGGATCACGGAGCATTTCTGCCATCAGCTGACGGACGGGATATTTTGCGTGATGAAGGATATGGGCATCTGGGAGGGGGAGACGATTGAGCCGAAGGAACCGATCGTATCGGAGGACGGCGAAGTGGGCTTTGTCAATGCCAACGCGCCGGGGATCTTTATTCCGACCGTGGAGCACTGGAGGAATGTGGAGAAGGGGCAGAGGATCGGCAGGATCTTAAATCCCCTTGATGGTACGGTGGAGGAGGATGTGGTGGCGCCGGTCCATGGCATGCTCTTTACGCTGCGGGAATACCCGGTGGTGTCCTGCGGCTCCCTGATCGCCCGGGTGCTGGGAGGTGATTTTACATGA
- a CDS encoding transglutaminase family protein: MKKLHFRYEMDLRFDREVTDHHFLFRLRPMETERQHASGYFCNVRPRASLNEERDGFGNRGYAGVIEAPHDSLWVEAEGVVEIREGRISGFHPMYRYPSEYTVPDDRLRSFFRETADAFGRPVSGREGILFLMDRLFGRFAYVPGVTSVKTTAAEAFAGGQGVCQDYAHIFISLCRLAGVPARYVAGMLLGEGATHAWTELWTGTEWIGADPTHNCLVDENYIKLTHGRDFADGTVDKGWFLGPASQTQQIYVKVEEVF; encoded by the coding sequence TTGAAGAAACTGCATTTCCGATATGAGATGGACCTTAGATTTGACCGGGAAGTAACGGACCATCATTTCCTGTTCCGGCTGAGGCCTATGGAGACGGAGCGGCAGCATGCATCCGGATATTTCTGCAACGTCCGTCCCAGGGCGTCCTTAAACGAGGAGAGGGACGGGTTTGGAAACCGGGGATATGCGGGGGTCATAGAAGCGCCTCACGACAGCCTGTGGGTAGAAGCAGAGGGGGTGGTGGAGATCCGGGAAGGCAGGATTTCCGGGTTTCATCCCATGTATCGCTATCCGTCTGAGTATACGGTCCCGGATGACAGGCTCCGCAGTTTTTTCAGGGAGACGGCGGATGCCTTTGGCAGACCGGTTTCCGGCAGGGAGGGAATCCTGTTTCTGATGGACCGTCTGTTCGGGCGGTTTGCTTATGTGCCGGGAGTGACAAGTGTAAAAACAACGGCAGCGGAGGCGTTTGCAGGCGGGCAGGGAGTCTGCCAGGATTACGCCCATATTTTTATCAGTCTGTGTCGTCTGGCAGGTGTTCCCGCCAGATATGTGGCGGGGATGCTCCTGGGAGAGGGAGCCACCCATGCCTGGACGGAGCTATGGACAGGAACGGAGTGGATCGGCGCTGACCCGACCCATAACTGCCTGGTGGATGAAAATTATATCAAATTGACCCATGGCCGTGATTTTGCGGACGGTACGGTGGATAAAGGCTGGTTTCTGGGGCCTGCTTCCCAGACACAGCAAATATATGTAAAGGTGGAAGAAGTATTTTGA
- a CDS encoding alpha-E domain-containing protein gives MGIISIEKSDHLFWLGRYTERVFTTLNTFFTYFDKMLDMDENAYRAFCDKLAIPMVYADKEDFVRTYLFSPSDPNSVYSNMLRAFDNGVVLRDELSSTTLSYLQMSLDCIEQAADSQALVYDLQPVLDYLFAFWGCLDDNVEDEECRNIIKCGKYLERMDLYMRLGYPYRAIEKEYNKFLNRLHKIRIGYNLSEVDKLTEVINLGEDWQERYYDAINALWHIF, from the coding sequence ATGGGTATTATCTCGATAGAAAAATCGGACCATCTCTTTTGGCTGGGGCGTTATACGGAACGTGTATTTACAACACTCAATACATTTTTTACTTATTTCGATAAAATGCTGGATATGGACGAGAACGCTTACCGCGCGTTCTGTGATAAGCTGGCGATTCCGATGGTGTATGCGGACAAGGAGGATTTTGTCCGGACCTATCTGTTTTCCCCGTCGGATCCTAATTCCGTTTACAGCAATATGCTGCGGGCTTTTGATAATGGGGTGGTACTGCGGGACGAACTGAGCAGCACCACGCTGTCCTACCTTCAGATGTCCCTGGACTGCATCGAGCAGGCAGCGGATTCTCAGGCGCTGGTCTATGACCTGCAGCCGGTCCTGGATTATCTGTTCGCATTCTGGGGCTGTCTGGATGACAATGTGGAGGATGAGGAGTGCCGCAATATCATCAAGTGCGGAAAGTACCTGGAGCGGATGGATCTTTATATGCGGCTGGGATATCCCTACCGTGCCATTGAAAAAGAGTACAATAAATTCCTAAACCGCTTGCATAAAATCCGGATTGGGTATAATCTGTCAGAGGTAGATAAACTGACCGAGGTGATCAATCTGGGTGAGGACTGGCAGGAGCGGTATTATGACGCCATCAACGCCCTGTGGCATATTTTTTAA